The following are from one region of the Pseudomonas putida genome:
- a CDS encoding SDR family oxidoreductase — MSDLSVMVVGCGDVGGRLARQMLARGWQVSGLRRSVGQLPAGVVPVAADLSEPSIPDAWPQRAPDYLVYCVAASQHDEAGYQAAYVDGLRHVLAWLAERGQRPRRLLFVSSSSVYAQKDGEWIEEGAATEPEGYSGRLMLEAERLALASGIPASVVRLTGIYGPGREWLLSQVRQGYRVAEEPPLYGNRIHAEDAASLLAFLLQADADGKVLDDCYIGVDDDPAPLADVVAWLRAYMGVTEWSDEQRVRRTGSKRCSNARARALGWAPVFSTYKEGYAAILEGKR, encoded by the coding sequence ATGTCAGACCTTTCCGTGATGGTGGTGGGTTGTGGTGATGTAGGCGGGCGCCTTGCCCGGCAGATGCTTGCGCGCGGCTGGCAGGTGAGTGGCCTGCGCCGCTCGGTCGGGCAGTTGCCTGCCGGGGTCGTACCGGTGGCTGCGGACTTGTCCGAGCCATCGATTCCCGACGCCTGGCCGCAGCGCGCGCCGGACTACCTGGTGTATTGCGTGGCGGCCAGCCAGCACGACGAAGCGGGTTACCAGGCGGCGTATGTCGACGGTTTGCGCCATGTGCTGGCCTGGCTGGCCGAGCGCGGCCAGCGCCCACGACGCCTGCTGTTCGTGTCCAGCAGCAGCGTGTATGCACAGAAGGACGGCGAGTGGATCGAAGAAGGCGCTGCCACCGAGCCCGAAGGCTATTCCGGGCGGTTGATGCTGGAGGCTGAACGGCTGGCACTGGCCAGCGGCATCCCGGCCAGCGTGGTACGCCTGACTGGCATCTATGGCCCTGGCCGCGAGTGGCTACTCAGCCAGGTGCGCCAAGGCTACCGAGTGGCCGAGGAGCCACCGCTTTATGGCAATCGCATTCATGCCGAGGACGCAGCCAGCCTGCTGGCGTTCCTGTTGCAGGCCGATGCCGACGGCAAGGTGCTCGACGACTGCTACATCGGCGTCGACGACGACCCGGCGCCACTGGCCGATGTTGTGGCCTGGCTGCGGGCGTACATGGGGGTAACCGAATGGTCGGATGAGCAGCGCGTGCGGCGCACCGGCAGCAAGCGCTGCAGCAATGCCCGGGCGCGGGCATTGGGCTGGGCACCGGTATTCTCCACTTACAAGGAAGGATACGCGGCCATTCTCGAGGGCAAGCGCTGA
- the exbB gene encoding tonB-system energizer ExbB, with protein MTRTQPSASPTPSRTWRAIAALTLSLVLAPVAMADEPTANAATPAAATAPAAPAAAPVAAPADGAATATPADAPVAVDPSVEALVEDTSLGMAHDLSPWGMYKNADVVVKAVMIGLAIASIITWTIWIAKGFELMGAKRRLRSEIALLKKSASLKEASEVSNKEGTLAHTLVHDALEEMRLSANAREKEGIKERVSFRLERLVHASGRTMSSGTGVLATIGSTAPFVGLFGTVWGIMNSFIGIAKTQTTNLAVVAPGIAEALLATALGLVAAIPAVVIYNVFARSIAGYKAQVSDASAQVLLLVSRDLDHQGSDRVAPHMVKVG; from the coding sequence ATGACACGTACTCAACCTTCCGCTTCGCCAACCCCGTCGCGCACCTGGCGCGCCATCGCCGCGCTGACACTCAGCCTGGTGCTGGCCCCGGTGGCCATGGCCGATGAGCCAACCGCCAATGCTGCCACGCCTGCAGCCGCTACTGCACCAGCTGCTCCGGCAGCCGCTCCAGTCGCAGCACCGGCTGACGGCGCAGCTACCGCCACCCCGGCTGATGCCCCGGTCGCGGTAGACCCGAGCGTCGAAGCCCTGGTTGAAGACACCTCGCTGGGCATGGCCCACGACCTGTCCCCATGGGGCATGTACAAGAACGCCGACGTGGTGGTGAAGGCGGTCATGATCGGCCTGGCCATCGCCTCCATCATCACCTGGACCATCTGGATCGCCAAAGGCTTCGAGCTGATGGGCGCCAAGCGTCGCCTGCGTAGTGAAATCGCCCTGCTGAAGAAGTCCGCCAGCCTCAAGGAAGCCAGCGAGGTTTCCAACAAGGAAGGCACCCTGGCCCACACGCTGGTCCACGATGCACTCGAAGAGATGCGCCTGTCGGCCAACGCTCGCGAAAAAGAAGGCATCAAGGAGCGCGTCAGCTTCCGCCTGGAGCGCCTGGTACACGCCAGCGGTCGTACCATGAGCAGCGGCACCGGCGTACTTGCCACCATCGGCTCCACTGCGCCATTCGTCGGCCTGTTCGGTACCGTATGGGGCATCATGAACAGCTTCATCGGCATCGCCAAGACCCAGACCACCAACCTGGCCGTGGTTGCACCGGGTATCGCCGAGGCCCTGCTGGCCACCGCCCTGGGCCTGGTCGCAGCAATTCCGGCCGTGGTCATCTACAACGTCTTCGCCCGCTCCATTGCTGGCTACAAGGCACAGGTGTCCGACGCCTCCGCCCAGGTGCTGCTGCTGGTCAGCCGTGACCTGGACCACCAGGGCAGCGACCGTGTTGCCCCGCACATGGTGAAAGTGGGGTAA
- the exbD gene encoding TonB system transport protein ExbD has protein sequence MGLHLNEGGDDLAENHEINVTPFIDVMLVLLIIFMVAAPLATVDIKVDLPASTAKPAPRPEKPVFVSVKADQKLYVGDDQVPAPDQLGPMLDAKTKGDKETTIFFQADKGVDYGDLMEVMNNMRAAGYLKVGLVGLETAAKK, from the coding sequence ATGGGCCTGCATCTCAACGAAGGTGGCGACGACCTCGCCGAAAACCACGAAATCAACGTTACGCCGTTCATCGACGTGATGCTGGTGCTGCTGATCATCTTCATGGTTGCAGCCCCTCTGGCCACAGTCGACATCAAGGTCGATCTGCCCGCCTCGACCGCCAAGCCGGCGCCGAGGCCCGAGAAACCGGTGTTCGTCAGCGTCAAGGCCGACCAGAAGCTGTACGTCGGCGACGATCAGGTCCCGGCCCCCGACCAGCTTGGCCCGATGCTCGATGCCAAAACCAAGGGGGACAAGGAAACCACCATCTTCTTCCAGGCTGACAAAGGCGTGGATTACGGTGACCTGATGGAGGTGATGAACAACATGCGCGCGGCCGGCTACCTGAAAGTCGGTCTGGTAGGTCTCGAGACGGCAGCCAAGAAATGA
- a CDS encoding energy transducer TonB, producing the protein MTRTRSNMARYGGSLAIVLGVHVVAVLLTLNWSVPQAIELPPAAMMVELAPLPEPAPPPPPKAAPQPPAPVEEPPLPKLAEAPKPKIAIPKPPKPKAKPQPPKPEKKPEPPKEAPPTEQTVDAPPSNTPPQKSAAPAPSIASNSNALPTWQSDLLRHLAKYKRYPEDARRRGLQGINRLRFVVDAEGKVVSYSMAGGSGSAALDRATLEMIRRAGTVPKPPPELLNNGTIEVVAPFVYSLDRR; encoded by the coding sequence ATGACAAGAACGCGCTCGAACATGGCGCGCTACGGTGGCAGCCTGGCGATCGTGCTGGGCGTGCACGTGGTCGCCGTGCTGCTGACGCTCAACTGGTCGGTGCCCCAGGCTATCGAGCTGCCCCCGGCAGCCATGATGGTCGAGCTGGCACCGTTGCCGGAGCCTGCGCCACCACCACCGCCAAAAGCGGCCCCGCAGCCACCGGCACCGGTCGAGGAACCGCCGCTGCCGAAGCTGGCCGAGGCCCCCAAACCCAAGATCGCCATACCCAAGCCGCCCAAGCCAAAGGCCAAGCCGCAGCCGCCGAAGCCCGAGAAAAAGCCTGAGCCGCCGAAGGAAGCACCTCCGACCGAACAGACGGTAGACGCACCGCCCAGCAACACGCCACCGCAGAAGTCGGCGGCACCGGCGCCAAGCATTGCGTCCAACAGCAACGCCCTGCCGACCTGGCAGAGCGACCTGCTGCGTCACCTGGCCAAGTACAAGCGCTACCCGGAAGACGCACGCCGCCGCGGCCTGCAGGGCATCAACCGCCTGCGCTTCGTGGTCGACGCCGAAGGCAAGGTGGTGTCGTACTCCATGGCCGGTGGCTCGGGCAGTGCCGCCCTCGACCGGGCGACCCTGGAAATGATCCGTCGGGCCGGCACGGTACCCAAGCCGCCACCCGAGTTGCTGAACAATGGCACGATCGAGGTCGTGGCACCGTTCGTCTACTCGCTGGACCGCCGCTAA
- a CDS encoding LysR substrate-binding domain-containing protein, whose amino-acid sequence MTLTELRYIVTLAQEQHFGHAAERCHVSQPTLSVGVKKLEDELGVLIFERSKSAVRLTPVGESIVAQAQKVLEQAQGIRELAQAGKNQLTAPLKVGAIYTVGPYLFPHLIPQLHRVAPQMPLYIEENFTHVLREKLRNGELDAVIIALPFNEADVLTLPLYDEPFCALMPADHPWTAKKTIDTAMLNDKSLLLLGEGHCFRDQVLEACPTLNKGGEGSRHTTVESSSLETIRHMVASGLGVSILPLSAVHSHHYAPGVIEVRPLTAPAPFRTVAIAWRASFPRPKAIEILADSIRLCSVAKTPAEQPA is encoded by the coding sequence ATGACCCTCACAGAATTACGCTACATCGTCACACTTGCCCAGGAACAGCACTTCGGCCATGCCGCCGAGCGCTGTCACGTGAGCCAGCCGACCCTGTCGGTCGGTGTGAAGAAGCTCGAGGATGAGCTTGGCGTTTTGATCTTCGAACGCAGCAAGAGCGCGGTCCGCCTGACCCCGGTCGGTGAAAGCATCGTCGCCCAGGCGCAAAAGGTACTGGAGCAGGCCCAGGGCATTCGCGAGCTGGCCCAGGCCGGCAAGAACCAGCTCACCGCCCCGCTCAAGGTCGGCGCCATCTACACCGTCGGCCCATACCTGTTCCCGCACCTGATTCCGCAGCTGCACCGCGTGGCACCGCAGATGCCGCTGTACATCGAAGAGAACTTCACCCATGTACTGCGCGAAAAGCTGCGCAACGGCGAACTGGACGCGGTGATCATCGCCCTGCCGTTCAACGAAGCCGACGTGCTGACCCTGCCGCTGTACGACGAGCCGTTCTGCGCCCTGATGCCGGCCGACCACCCGTGGACGGCGAAAAAGACCATCGACACCGCCATGCTCAACGACAAGAGCCTGTTGCTGCTCGGTGAAGGCCACTGCTTCCGCGACCAGGTACTGGAAGCCTGCCCAACGCTGAACAAGGGCGGTGAAGGCTCCAGGCACACCACGGTGGAGTCCAGCTCGCTGGAAACCATCCGTCACATGGTGGCCTCGGGCCTTGGCGTGTCGATCCTGCCACTGTCGGCGGTGCACAGCCACCACTACGCCCCCGGCGTCATCGAGGTTCGCCCACTGACCGCACCGGCTCCATTCCGCACCGTGGCCATCGCCTGGCGCGCCAGCTTCCCGCGGCCGAAGGCCATCGAGATCCTCGCCGACTCGATCCGCCTGTGCTCGGTCGCCAAAACCCCTGCGGAACAGCCGGCCTGA
- the recG gene encoding ATP-dependent DNA helicase RecG, with product MSELSKVPVTVLKGVGEAMAEKLAKVGLENLQDVLFHLPLRYQDRTRVVPIGQLRPGQDAVIEGVVSGADVTMGKRRSLVVRLGDGTGVLSLRFYHFSNAQKEGLKRGTHLRCYGEARPGASGLEIYHPEYRALNGDEPPPPVEQTLTPIYPSTEGLTQQRLRLLCQQSLGLLGPRSLPDWLPDELARDYQLAPLDDAIRYLHNPPADADLDELAEGQHWAQHRLAFEELLTHQLSQQRLRESLRSLRAPVLPKAQRLPAQYLANLGFQPTGAQQRVANEIAYDLSQHEPMMRLVQGDVGAGKTVVAALAALQALEAGYQVALMAPTEILAEQHYITFKRWLEPLGIEVAWLAGKLKGKARAAALEQIANGAPMVVGTHALFQEEVKFKHLALAIIDEQHRFGVQQRLALRKKGVAGELCPHQLIMTATPIPRTLAMSAYADLDTSVLDELPPGRTPVNTVLVADSRRFEVVERVRAACAEGRQAYWVCTLIEESEELTCQAAESTYEELGSALGELRVGLIHGRMKPAEKAEIMAEFKAGNLQLLVATTVIEVGVDVPNASLMIIENPERLGLAQLHQLRGRVGRGSAVSHCVLLYHPPLSQIGRERLGIMRETNDGFIIAEKDLELRGPGEMLGTRQTGLLQFKVADLMRDADLLPAVRDAAQALIARWPEHVSPLLDRWLRHGQQYGQV from the coding sequence ATGAGTGAGCTGTCGAAGGTTCCGGTCACGGTACTCAAGGGGGTTGGCGAGGCCATGGCGGAGAAACTCGCCAAGGTCGGCCTGGAGAACCTGCAGGACGTGCTGTTCCATCTGCCCCTGCGCTACCAGGACCGCACCCGCGTCGTACCGATCGGCCAGTTGCGCCCGGGCCAGGACGCAGTGATCGAAGGCGTGGTCAGCGGCGCCGATGTGACCATGGGCAAGCGCCGCAGCCTGGTTGTGCGCCTGGGTGACGGCACTGGCGTACTGAGCCTGCGCTTCTACCACTTCAGCAACGCGCAGAAAGAAGGCCTCAAGCGTGGCACCCACCTGCGCTGCTACGGCGAAGCCCGCCCCGGTGCTTCCGGCCTGGAAATCTACCACCCGGAATACCGCGCGCTGAATGGCGACGAACCGCCGCCACCGGTCGAGCAGACCCTGACGCCGATCTACCCGTCAACCGAAGGGCTTACCCAGCAACGCCTGCGCCTGTTGTGCCAGCAGAGCCTGGGGCTGCTCGGCCCGCGCAGCCTGCCGGACTGGCTGCCCGACGAACTGGCCCGGGATTACCAGCTGGCACCGCTGGACGATGCCATCCGCTACCTGCACAACCCGCCGGCCGACGCCGACCTCGACGAACTTGCCGAAGGCCAGCACTGGGCCCAGCACCGCCTGGCCTTCGAAGAACTGCTGACCCACCAGCTTTCGCAGCAACGCCTGCGTGAAAGCCTGCGCAGCCTGCGCGCGCCAGTCCTGCCCAAGGCCCAGCGCCTGCCGGCGCAGTACCTGGCCAACCTGGGCTTCCAGCCGACTGGCGCGCAGCAACGGGTGGCTAACGAAATTGCCTACGACCTCAGCCAGCATGAGCCGATGATGCGTCTGGTGCAGGGCGATGTGGGCGCCGGCAAGACCGTGGTCGCAGCCCTGGCCGCGCTGCAGGCCCTTGAGGCCGGCTACCAGGTGGCCTTGATGGCGCCCACCGAAATCCTCGCCGAGCAGCACTACATCACCTTCAAGCGCTGGCTCGAACCGCTGGGCATCGAAGTCGCCTGGCTGGCCGGCAAGCTCAAGGGCAAGGCCCGGGCAGCCGCCCTGGAGCAGATCGCCAACGGTGCACCCATGGTGGTCGGCACCCATGCGCTGTTCCAGGAAGAGGTGAAGTTCAAGCACCTGGCCCTGGCGATCATCGATGAACAGCACCGTTTTGGCGTGCAGCAACGCCTGGCACTGCGCAAGAAGGGCGTAGCCGGCGAGCTGTGCCCGCATCAGCTGATCATGACCGCCACGCCCATTCCGCGCACTCTGGCCATGAGCGCCTACGCCGACCTGGACACCTCGGTGCTCGACGAACTGCCACCCGGGCGCACGCCGGTAAACACCGTGCTGGTGGCCGACAGCCGACGCTTCGAAGTGGTCGAGCGGGTGCGTGCGGCCTGCGCCGAAGGGCGCCAGGCCTACTGGGTGTGCACCCTGATCGAAGAATCCGAAGAACTGACCTGCCAGGCCGCCGAAAGCACCTACGAGGAGCTGGGCAGCGCCTTGGGCGAGTTGCGGGTGGGGCTGATCCACGGGCGCATGAAACCGGCGGAAAAGGCCGAGATCATGGCCGAGTTCAAGGCCGGCAACCTGCAGTTGCTGGTGGCCACCACGGTCATCGAGGTGGGCGTGGACGTGCCCAACGCCAGCCTGATGATCATCGAGAACCCCGAGCGCCTGGGCCTGGCCCAGTTGCACCAGCTGCGCGGCCGGGTTGGCCGCGGCAGTGCCGTCAGCCATTGCGTGCTGCTGTATCACCCGCCACTGTCGCAGATCGGCCGCGAGCGGTTAGGGATCATGCGGGAAACCAACGACGGCTTCATCATCGCCGAGAAAGACCTGGAGTTGCGTGGGCCGGGCGAGATGCTCGGCACCCGCCAGACCGGTCTTTTGCAATTCAAGGTCGCCGACCTGATGCGCGACGCCGACCTGCTGCCGGCCGTACGTGACGCCGCCCAGGCCCTGATCGCACGCTGGCCGGAACACGTCAGCCCTCTGCTCGACCGCTGGCTGCGCCATGGTCAGCAATATGGCCAAGTGTGA